In Gordonia sp. SL306, the genomic window CCGGCCGACCACGCGTCCGCCTGCTTTGACCGGATCGCCGGTGGACGGTCGCTCGTCGGTGCTCCCGTCGAGATGGAGCAGGACGAGGCGACGCGGCGCCTTGCCGAGGTTGTGGACCCGCGCGACGGTCTCCTGTCCGCGGTAGCAGCCCTTGTCGAGGTGAACCGCCCCGAGCTCGTCGGGTCCGCCGATCCAGTTCACCTCCTGCGGGATGGTGCGGTCATCGGTGTCGACTCCGTGTCGGGGGCGCATCGCGGCGACCCGCAGCGCGTCATGGGTCCAGCCACCTGCCATCCGTGCGCCGGCGTCGGTGAGTTGCGTCCACCACGCCTCGACGGCGGATTCGGGGATCACCAGGTCGATCACGGGCAGCCGTGCGCCCTCGCCGATCGGAGGCATCACCCGCCAGAAGCCGAGTGGTTCCTCCTCGTGGTGGAGTTCGGGCAGATCGCCTGCGGTGTAGATCGGGGCGTCGGGGGCGAGATCGATGAGGTCGGCGATCGGGCCGTGCACGATGTCCGGACCGATCAGTGTGAGGACCGACATGTCGGGCCGGGCGGCCGGTTCGACCTTCGCCCAGAAGACCATCTTGGCGAGGAAGTTCAGCAGGACCGGCCCGCGCCGACCTTCGCAGTCGACCCAGGTCACCCCGTCGACATCGGTCATCACGAAATGCTCCTCGACGCGACCGTTCGCATCGAGCGACAGGTTCTCGGCGCTGGTCCGGTCGGCCAGGGACTCCACATGCTGACTGGAGATGGTGTGCAGCCAGGTCAGTCGGTCGGCACCCGGCAACTCGATCACGGTCCGGTCCGAACGGTCGACGACGGCCGCGGAACGTTCCGCGGTCCGCTGCTCTCCGAGGGGATCTCCGTAATGCCAGGCGACCTGGACAAGGTCGTCATCACCGTCCTGGGGTGGCCCGGGCACGGCGCCCTGAGTGGAATACCTGGTCAGAATGCGCGACGCGGTCACATGTCGAGTCTACGGGGCGACACGAACCGGCGAGTGCGGGTCATGACGGACGGACCTCACCTAGCCTCGAGTCCATGGCGCAGCAGATTCTGGTCACCCTCGACGGCACGGTGCACGATCCCGACGTCCCGTTCCTCCATGCCGACGACCTGGCGGCGGTGCGTGGCGACGGCGTGTTCGAGACCTTGCTGATCCGCTCCGGCCGGACGCGGCGCGTGGGAGCGCACCTCGATCGCCTCGAACGCAGCGCGGCGATGATGGATCTGCCCGAGCCCGATCGTGACGCATGGCAGTCGGCCATCGAGGTGGCCGAGAAGGAATGGTCGGTCGCGGGTGGGGACGGCGAGGCGTGGCTGCGGCTGATCTACTCGCGAGGGCGGGAGAGCGCGCCGGATGCCGGACCGACGGCGTATCTGGTCGTCGGTGCCGTTGCCGAGCGGGTACGACACGCCCGCTCGGAGGGACTCTCGGTGGTGACACTGGACCGCGGCTACTCGACAGATCTCGCCGAGACCGCGCCCTGGCAGCTCCTCGGCGCCAAGTCGCTCAGCTACGCGACCAACATGGCCGCCCTGCGTCATGCCGAACAGCAGGGGTTCGACGACGTGATCTACCTCAGCAGCGAGGGAGCGGTGCTGGAGGGGCCGAGATCGACGGTCGTCACCGTGACGGGGAAGACCCTGGCCACCCCGCCCCCGGAGACCGGCATCCTGCCCGGGACCACGCAGCGCGCGGTCTTCGACATCGCGGAGCAGGAGGGCTGGACGACCGCGACGCAGACCCTTCGCCGAGCCGACCTCGTCGGCGCCGATTCGGTCTGGCTGATCAGCAGTGTCACCTTGGCCGCGCGGGTCAGATCGCTCAACCGGTATGTGATGCCGACATCAACGACAGATGACGAATTCGCCGATTTGGTGGACCGCGCGATTTGCGTTGACTGACAATGGGAGCGACGTTCGTGCGTTGACCGGTGACACGTCGCCGGTCAACGGGCGGACGGGATCCAGACCACAATTTCATCCAGGTGCGATCAGGGCTTTGGGTGCTTGAACTTGCCCATCCGCGCAGCGTAGCGTGGGTCGGGTACGACTACTACGAAATGTAGTAGGTGAGGGTTCGGCAATCAGGAGGTCGCACACCGCGGCCCGGCTCGTGCATCGCAGCCCGATGCACCGACTCTGATAGAGGCGACATGGACGCTCTTGATGTCTCCCGATGGCAATTCGGGATCACCACCGTCTATCACTTCATTCTGGTCCCACTGACCATCGGTCTGGCGCCGATGATCGCTGTCATGCAGACGGTCTGGCACGTGACCGGCAACGAACAGTGGCTGCGCGCGACCAAGTTCTTCGGGAAGCTCTTCCTGATCAACTTCGCGCTGGGTGTCGCCACCGGCATCGTGCAGGAATTCCAGTTCGGCATGAACTGGAGCGAGTACAGCCGATACGTCGCCGATGTGTTCGGTGCGCCTTTGGCCTTCGAAGGCCTGGTCGCGTTCTTCCTCGAATCGACCTTCATCGGTCTGTGGATCTTCGGCTGGGGTCGTTTGCCGCGGCGAGTCCACCTGGCCTGCATCTGGCTGGCCGCGATCGGCGTCAACGCATCTGCCTACTTCATCATCGCCGCGAACTCGTGGATGCAGCACCCGGTGGGTGTGGAGTGGGACAACGAACGAAATCGTCCGGCGATGAACGACTTCGGGGCGGTTCTGACCAACAACACCACCCTGGCGGCGTTCCCGCACGTCATCGCCGGCGCGCTGCTGACCGCAGGTACCTTCGTCGCGGCCATCGGTTGCTGGTGGATGGCCCGGAACATGTGGCGGGCGAAGAAACTTCGCGTGGCCATCGAGACCGGCGACACCTCCGAGATGCCGAAGGCGACGTCGCCCAGTCAGATCGACGCCACGCCCGAGGATCTCGAGCACGACGCACGCAGGATGTGGCGCCCGGTGACGCGGTTCGCGCTGTGGGTGACCGTGGTCTCGGGCGTTGCCCTGTTCATCACCGGCGACATCCAGGCCGAGATCATGTTCGAGCAGCAGCCGATGAAGATGGCATCCGCGGAATCCCTGTGCAACACCGAGACCGGTGCCGCGTTCTCGGTGCTGAGCGTCGGTCGGCAGAACAACTGCGACAACGTCCACCCGGTGATCGAGATCCCCAACATGTTGTCGTTCCTGGCCAATCGCGACATCCACAGCACTGTGCAGGGCGTGAATCAGCTACAGGTGCAGTACCAGGAGGCGCTCGACATGCCCGGGCAGAACTTCGCGCCCAACCTGTTCGTCACGTACTGGGGCTTCCGGGCGATGATCACCTGGGCGCTCGGCTCGGCGGTGCTCGCGTTGGGCGGGCTGTGGCTGACGCGGAAGAAGAGAGTTGTCGAGTCGCGAAAGTTCGGCTTGCTGGCCTTGTGGATGATCCCCACCCCGTTCCTGGCCAACAGTTCCGGCTGGATCTTCACCGAGATGGGACGTCAGCCCTGGGTGGTCGCGCCGAACTGGGCCGAGGATCTGGACCCGTTGCAGATCCACATGCTCGTCCAGGACGGTGTCTCCAACCATGTGGCGGCCACGGTCTGGGTGACGCTCATCGGTTTCACGGTTCTCTACGGGGCACTCGGGGTCGTGTGGTTCATGCTGCAGCGCCGCTACATCATCGAGGGGCCGGCCACCTACGATGCGGTACCACCAGATGAGCCGTCGCCGGACGATTCCGATTCCGGTGAGCCCAAACAACTCTCGTTCGCGTACTGAGGAGATGACCGATGGGACTGCAGGAGTTCTGGTTTCTGATCATCGCGATACTGTTCGTCGGCTATTTCGTGCTCGAGGGTTTCGACTTCGGGGTCGGCATGTTGATGCCCTTCCTCGGGCGCAGCCATACCGGTGGTGACGAGAAGGTCGAGCCGACCGAGGATCTCGCCGATCCGGACAGCCGTCGCAGGGCGATCCTGAACACGATCGGGCCGGTGTGGGACGGCAACGAGGTGTGGGTGATCACCGGTGGCGCCGCGATGTTCGCGGCATTCGGCGGCTGGTACGCGACGATGTTCTCGGCCTTCTATCTGCCGCTGTTCCTGATCCTGGTCGGGCTCATCACCCGCGTGTGTGCCATCGAATGGCGGGGCAAGATCAATTCGCCGAAGTGGCGCGCATGGGCCGATGTGGGAATCGGGCTGGGCTCCTGGATTCCGGCGATCCTGTGGGGCGTCGCATTCGCGAACGTCATCCGGGGCCTCCCCATCGATGCCGATGCGCAGTACACGGCCGGGTTCTTCAATCTGCTCAACCCGTACGCGCTGCTCGGCGGCCTGACGACGTTGTTGGCCTTCCTCACCCACGGCGCGGTCTTCCTGGCGCTGAAGACGAGCGGTGTGCTGAAACAGGATTCGATGAAGTACGCCTCCCTGCTGGCCATCCCCACCCTGGTGGTGGCCGCGGCATTCCTGCTGTGGACCCAATTCGCGTACGGCAACGGCTGGACGTGGATTCCGGTGTTGATCGCGGCCGTGGCGGCGGTGGTGATGGTGCTGGCGACGCAGGTGAAACGAGAGGGCGTCGCGTTCTTCGCGACCTGTGTGGCGATCGCCGGGACCGTGGCCACCCTGTTCTCGGTGCTCTACCCGAATGTGTTGCCGTCCACCACGGATTCGGCCTACAACCTGACGATCGACAACACGTCGTCGAGCCACTACACGCTGACGATCATGACCTGGGCCGCGGTACTCATCACACCGGTCGTCATCGCCTACCAGGCGTGGACCTACTGGGTGTTCCGCAAGCGGATCTCGGTGGAGCAGATCCCCGCGCCGAGCGGTCTGTCGTCGCTGCGTGTGCCGACTGAATGACGCGGGCTGCCAGCACCACCGCGTCCACCGGGGAGGCCGACACCGCCGAGGAGGGCGCACCGGCACGCCGCGCCGGGCCGGTCGACCCACGGCTGCTGCGGTATTCGCCTGCCGCCCGCTGGTACGTGGTCGTCACGGCGGTCTTCTCGTTCGGCGCTGTGATCGCGATCATCGTGACCGCGGCGATGGCGGCCTCGATCGTGTCCGAACTCATCGTCGATCCCGGCAGGCGATCCGTTGCCGCCCAACAAGTTCACCTCGGTGTACTGGCGGTTGCCGTGGTCGCTCGGGTGGCGATGACCTACCTGCACGACCGGTACGCGCAGCGGGCGTCCGCGCGCGTCATCGCCCAGTTGCGCGCACGTGCTCTCGACGTCCTGACCGACCCCGCGACCACGTCACCGCGCGACCTCCTGGAGCGGCGCGAGCACGCGAGCACCGTGCTGCTGCGCGGACTCGACAGTCTCGCACCGTATCTGGCGGGCTACCTGCCCGCGCTGATCGTCACCCTCACGGTCACGCCGACGGTGGTGCTCGTCATCGCTGTCACCGACTGGCCGTCGGCGCTGGTCATCCTGATCACGCTCCCGCTGATACCGCTCTTCATGGTGCTGATCGGGTTGATGACGCGGGACCGGACCGACCGCAAACTCCAGGCGATGAGTCGCCTGAACGCGCAACTGCTCGACCTGATCGCCGGCCTCCCGACGCTGCGGGCACTGAACCGGTCACGCGGGCCGGCGGAACGAGTTGCCCAGCTAGGACGCACCCACCGGCGGACCACGATGTCGGCGCTGCGGGTCGCGTTCCTGTCCGGCGCCGTCCTCGAGTTGCTCGCGACCCTGTGTGTGGCGCTGGTGGCCGTGGGCATCGGAATCCGTCTCGTCTACGGCGAGATGAGCCTGTACGCAGGTGTTCTCGCGTTGATCCTGGCTCCGGAGGCCTACCACCCGCTCCGGCAGGTCGGTGCCCAGTTCCACAACTCGGCCGATGGGGTCGCCGCGGCCGGCGAGATCGTCGAGTTGATCGAGGCGGCCGACGCCCCTGCGACGTCTCATCCCGGCCACCGCACCTGTTCGGTGGCCGGGCAACAGATCGGACTCCTCGACGTCGGTGTGCACGGGCGAGATGGATGGGCACCCCATCGACTCGCCGCGACGATCGAGCCGGGCGAGCTGACGGTGCTGACCGGACCGAACGGGGCAGGGAAGTCGACCACGCTGCTGGCCGTCATGGGCCTCATCGAACCGGATGAGGGGTCGGTGCTGATCGGTGCGATCTCGGTCGCCGAACTCGATCCGGCCGCACTTCACGAGCAGATCGCATGGTTGCCGCAGTTGCCGGTGATCGTTCCCGGCACGGTCACCGAGAATCTCGAGCTGTTCGGAGTCCTCGACCCGGCAGCGCTGCGACGTGTATCCGAGGCGACCGGTTTCGACGACGTCGTCGACGAACTGCCAGATGGTGTGGAGACCATGCTCGGCGCGGGTGGCGTCGGGCTCTCGGCGGGCCAGCGGCAGCGACTCGCGCTCACCCGGGTGCTGGCCTCGCCGTCGCCGCTGATCCTGCTCGACGAGCCGACCGCGCATCTCGACGAACGGTCCGCGGCTGCCGTGCTCGGCGTGCTCTCGGCCCGTGCGCAGGCGGGCGACACCGTGGTGGTGGTCGCCCACGAGCCGCTGGCGCGCGCCCACGCCGACCGGATCGTCGAGATCGGCGGGGTGCACCGTGGCGACTGAACCCGGGCAGACCGGTACCGCTCATCACGGGCGAACGGCTGATCCCTTGCGGCGTGCCTTCGCCTTCCTCGGGTTGCAGGGTCGGCCATTGGTGAAATCGATTCTGCTGGGGGTGGGCGGATCGCTGTCGGCGCTCGGCTTGGCGGCATTGTCGGCATGGCTGATCACGCGTGCATGGCAGATGCCGCCGGTGCTCTACCTGTCGGTGGCGATCACGTCGGTTCGGGCCCTCGGGATCTCGCGCGGGGTCTTCCGATACCTCGAGCGCCTGGCCACCCACGACCTCGCCCTCGGCGCGATGGCGACGGCGCGCGAACGCGTCTATCGCAGGCTCGCCGCCGGCGATCCCGCGTATTCGGTGACGCTGCGTCGCGGTGACCTGCTGGCCCGCACCGGTGACGACATCGACGAGATCGGCAATGCCCTGATCCGGGGCGTGATCCCGATCGCCGTCGGCGCGGTGACCGGTGTCGCCGCGGTGATCATCATGGGCCTCGTGTCGTGGTGGGCGGCCCTGATCCTCGCGGTCGCACTGCTGGTCAGCGGCCTCGTCGCGCCGTGGCTGGCGGCACGCGGCTCCGCGCGATCGATCGGCGATTCGTCCGAGGCCGCGACCCGCTCGTCGGAGGCGACTCTGGCCGCGCTCTGGCACGCTCCGGAGCTGACCGTCGCGCGGCGACGGGAGCACGTTCTCGCCGCCGCCGGGGCGGCCGACACCGAAGCCCTGGAGGCGGCCGATCGGGGACTGCGCCACGAGGCCGCCGCGACCGCGGCAACGCCTCTGTCGGTGGGCGTCTCGGTGCTGGCGGCCTGCCTGATCGGGATCGGGCTCGTGTCGTCGGTGCCGGGATCGTTGGCGTCCGTGGCCTCGGGCGAGGGGCTCACCCCGATGATCCTCGGCGTCCTCATCCTGCTGCCGCTGTCCGCCTTCGAATCGACGGGACCGCTCACCGAGGCCGGAATCCAGATCGAGCGGAGTCGTCAGAGCGCGG contains:
- a CDS encoding YgfZ/GcvT domain-containing protein; its protein translation is MTASRILTRYSTQGAVPGPPQDGDDDLVQVAWHYGDPLGEQRTAERSAAVVDRSDRTVIELPGADRLTWLHTISSQHVESLADRTSAENLSLDANGRVEEHFVMTDVDGVTWVDCEGRRGPVLLNFLAKMVFWAKVEPAARPDMSVLTLIGPDIVHGPIADLIDLAPDAPIYTAGDLPELHHEEEPLGFWRVMPPIGEGARLPVIDLVIPESAVEAWWTQLTDAGARMAGGWTHDALRVAAMRPRHGVDTDDRTIPQEVNWIGGPDELGAVHLDKGCYRGQETVARVHNLGKAPRRLVLLHLDGSTDERPSTGDPVKAGGRVVGRIGTVVDHYELGPIALALVKRSVGPEVDLLVDGERPVSARIDPDSVRDDERVQAGRAAIDRLRHGGVS
- a CDS encoding aminodeoxychorismate lyase, with the protein product MAQQILVTLDGTVHDPDVPFLHADDLAAVRGDGVFETLLIRSGRTRRVGAHLDRLERSAAMMDLPEPDRDAWQSAIEVAEKEWSVAGGDGEAWLRLIYSRGRESAPDAGPTAYLVVGAVAERVRHARSEGLSVVTLDRGYSTDLAETAPWQLLGAKSLSYATNMAALRHAEQQGFDDVIYLSSEGAVLEGPRSTVVTVTGKTLATPPPETGILPGTTQRAVFDIAEQEGWTTATQTLRRADLVGADSVWLISSVTLAARVRSLNRYVMPTSTTDDEFADLVDRAICVD
- a CDS encoding cytochrome ubiquinol oxidase subunit I, translating into MDALDVSRWQFGITTVYHFILVPLTIGLAPMIAVMQTVWHVTGNEQWLRATKFFGKLFLINFALGVATGIVQEFQFGMNWSEYSRYVADVFGAPLAFEGLVAFFLESTFIGLWIFGWGRLPRRVHLACIWLAAIGVNASAYFIIAANSWMQHPVGVEWDNERNRPAMNDFGAVLTNNTTLAAFPHVIAGALLTAGTFVAAIGCWWMARNMWRAKKLRVAIETGDTSEMPKATSPSQIDATPEDLEHDARRMWRPVTRFALWVTVVSGVALFITGDIQAEIMFEQQPMKMASAESLCNTETGAAFSVLSVGRQNNCDNVHPVIEIPNMLSFLANRDIHSTVQGVNQLQVQYQEALDMPGQNFAPNLFVTYWGFRAMITWALGSAVLALGGLWLTRKKRVVESRKFGLLALWMIPTPFLANSSGWIFTEMGRQPWVVAPNWAEDLDPLQIHMLVQDGVSNHVAATVWVTLIGFTVLYGALGVVWFMLQRRYIIEGPATYDAVPPDEPSPDDSDSGEPKQLSFAY
- the cydB gene encoding cytochrome d ubiquinol oxidase subunit II, encoding MGLQEFWFLIIAILFVGYFVLEGFDFGVGMLMPFLGRSHTGGDEKVEPTEDLADPDSRRRAILNTIGPVWDGNEVWVITGGAAMFAAFGGWYATMFSAFYLPLFLILVGLITRVCAIEWRGKINSPKWRAWADVGIGLGSWIPAILWGVAFANVIRGLPIDADAQYTAGFFNLLNPYALLGGLTTLLAFLTHGAVFLALKTSGVLKQDSMKYASLLAIPTLVVAAAFLLWTQFAYGNGWTWIPVLIAAVAAVVMVLATQVKREGVAFFATCVAIAGTVATLFSVLYPNVLPSTTDSAYNLTIDNTSSSHYTLTIMTWAAVLITPVVIAYQAWTYWVFRKRISVEQIPAPSGLSSLRVPTE
- the cydD gene encoding thiol reductant ABC exporter subunit CydD, with protein sequence MTRAASTTASTGEADTAEEGAPARRAGPVDPRLLRYSPAARWYVVVTAVFSFGAVIAIIVTAAMAASIVSELIVDPGRRSVAAQQVHLGVLAVAVVARVAMTYLHDRYAQRASARVIAQLRARALDVLTDPATTSPRDLLERREHASTVLLRGLDSLAPYLAGYLPALIVTLTVTPTVVLVIAVTDWPSALVILITLPLIPLFMVLIGLMTRDRTDRKLQAMSRLNAQLLDLIAGLPTLRALNRSRGPAERVAQLGRTHRRTTMSALRVAFLSGAVLELLATLCVALVAVGIGIRLVYGEMSLYAGVLALILAPEAYHPLRQVGAQFHNSADGVAAAGEIVELIEAADAPATSHPGHRTCSVAGQQIGLLDVGVHGRDGWAPHRLAATIEPGELTVLTGPNGAGKSTTLLAVMGLIEPDEGSVLIGAISVAELDPAALHEQIAWLPQLPVIVPGTVTENLELFGVLDPAALRRVSEATGFDDVVDELPDGVETMLGAGGVGLSAGQRQRLALTRVLASPSPLILLDEPTAHLDERSAAAVLGVLSARAQAGDTVVVVAHEPLARAHADRIVEIGGVHRGD
- the cydC gene encoding thiol reductant ABC exporter subunit CydC, producing MATEPGQTGTAHHGRTADPLRRAFAFLGLQGRPLVKSILLGVGGSLSALGLAALSAWLITRAWQMPPVLYLSVAITSVRALGISRGVFRYLERLATHDLALGAMATARERVYRRLAAGDPAYSVTLRRGDLLARTGDDIDEIGNALIRGVIPIAVGAVTGVAAVIIMGLVSWWAALILAVALLVSGLVAPWLAARGSARSIGDSSEAATRSSEATLAALWHAPELTVARRREHVLAAAGAADTEALEAADRGLRHEAAATAATPLSVGVSVLAACLIGIGLVSSVPGSLASVASGEGLTPMILGVLILLPLSAFESTGPLTEAGIQIERSRQSAARVMALVDGAGVSDVGSEPDGVPTHERGPWDRDIHSGPVTVVVDALRWGWSSTNVLGPADGLSVQLPPGARMVVVGPSGSGKSALMLTLAGLLEARTGTVGCRDGTADPVDLRAAVCYVAEEGHVFSTTVRENLLVARGDADDAELIAALDAVGLRAWIAGLPDGIDTALTGGADAVSGGQRRRLLLARALLHPAPVVLLDEPTEHLDADDAAVLLRRLIAAEGGLFGPSKTVVIVTHHAGAQDFSVVNPSCALLEIEPVAAR